A portion of the uncultured Draconibacterium sp. genome contains these proteins:
- a CDS encoding glycosyl hydrolase family 28 protein: MKKYLSITLTAALLLSLAFLGSCGNETSIKVYDAPPNEKASNDYKVWANNNEVFCYDAQVYDTRFTEGKHFGETGIPYSTVSFGYFDFSGKVKVSIKVNHNINTAVVRPLSRNIKPVVKNNTIEFYIDEPGALTIEPDGSEERVLHLFANPMMEKPNTNDENIIYYGPGEHVLNTIKLKSNQTLFVDGGAVLYFDVFENDSIYRYEGREEETIQLKRYDHGIEAIKAKNIKIKGRGIIDFTRVAEKYGRKNPIHINNCENVEIEGVILRGANCWHATIYRSKNVVIDNLKEIAWGFNTDGINIVLSQDVHIKNCFMRQRDDGIIMKSMDTGNMDAFITEIPQPQTTTSNVTVEDCVIWSDWGYALGVTYETRMPVHNITFRNCDIIHATHAVEGQGVIGILVADSSRVTNVNFENITIERSLKPLIKLEQKLTAWTVNKDLGIIRDVHFSNIKYLSGKEQPVIFKGFSEKGNIEDVYLDNLEFLGKKIETEKDWEFRKNEFVEKIKLNGTYELP; the protein is encoded by the coding sequence ATGAAGAAATATCTATCAATTACATTAACAGCAGCGTTACTACTCAGCTTAGCTTTTTTAGGCTCTTGTGGCAACGAAACGTCAATAAAAGTATACGACGCTCCTCCCAACGAAAAGGCGTCAAACGACTACAAAGTTTGGGCAAACAATAACGAAGTATTTTGTTACGATGCACAGGTTTATGATACCCGTTTTACAGAAGGCAAACACTTTGGAGAAACCGGAATACCCTACTCCACCGTATCGTTTGGTTACTTCGACTTTTCGGGGAAAGTAAAGGTGAGTATAAAAGTAAACCACAACATAAATACAGCTGTTGTGCGACCACTTTCGAGAAACATAAAACCTGTGGTTAAAAACAATACCATTGAATTTTATATTGATGAACCGGGAGCACTTACCATTGAACCCGACGGCAGCGAGGAACGGGTTTTACACCTGTTTGCTAATCCAATGATGGAAAAGCCCAACACCAATGATGAAAACATTATTTACTATGGCCCGGGTGAGCATGTTTTAAATACCATTAAACTAAAAAGCAATCAAACACTTTTTGTCGATGGTGGAGCAGTTCTTTATTTCGATGTTTTTGAAAACGATTCAATTTATCGTTACGAAGGAAGAGAAGAGGAAACGATTCAACTTAAACGATACGACCACGGTATTGAAGCCATAAAAGCAAAAAACATAAAAATTAAAGGTCGGGGAATAATCGATTTTACCAGAGTTGCAGAAAAGTATGGAAGAAAAAATCCAATTCACATAAACAACTGCGAGAATGTGGAAATTGAAGGAGTAATTTTAAGGGGAGCCAATTGCTGGCACGCAACCATTTACCGGTCGAAAAATGTTGTAATCGATAACCTGAAAGAAATTGCCTGGGGATTTAATACCGACGGGATTAATATTGTTTTAAGTCAGGATGTTCATATTAAGAACTGTTTTATGCGCCAACGCGACGATGGTATTATTATGAAATCGATGGACACCGGAAATATGGATGCTTTTATTACGGAAATTCCACAGCCACAAACTACAACATCGAATGTCACTGTTGAAGATTGTGTTATTTGGAGTGATTGGGGTTATGCACTGGGAGTAACGTACGAAACACGAATGCCCGTACACAATATCACATTCCGAAACTGCGATATTATTCATGCAACACATGCTGTGGAAGGACAAGGAGTTATTGGTATTTTAGTTGCCGATTCGAGCAGGGTTACCAACGTAAACTTCGAAAACATAACCATTGAACGTTCCCTAAAACCGTTAATTAAACTGGAACAAAAACTAACAGCGTGGACAGTTAACAAAGACCTTGGAATAATTCGCGATGTTCATTTTTCAAACATAAAATATTTAAGCGGAAAAGAACAACCCGTTATTTTTAAAGGATTCAGCGAAAAAGGGAATATTGAGGATGTTTATCTTGACAACCTGGAATTTCTTGGGAAAAAGATAGAAACAGAAAAAGACTGGGAGTTTAGGAAAAATGAGTTTGTGGAAAAGATAAAACTCAACGGAACTTATGAGCTTCCTTAA
- a CDS encoding sulfatase, giving the protein MKNYITLVYFVLMFVFATGCTSNTEKEAPKPNILLAIADDVSYPHMGAYGCSWVSTPAFDKIAEQGVLFNNAYTPNAKCAPSRACILTGRNSWQLEEACNHMPYFPIKFKSFPEALADNGYHVGYTGKGWVPGVAYHEDGSKRDLLVNAYRKIKTTPPTTEISVDDYSENFKSFLSDNKENKPFFFWYGGWEPHRAYEYASGLKYGKKLAEIDKVFDFWPDNDSVRTDMLDYAFELEYFDKQLQKILTTLEEKDMLDNTIVIVTADNGMPFPRIKGQEYEMSNHLPLTIMWKDGIKHVGRSVDDFVKFTDIAPTLLELCGITNEESGMKPFYGMSLTDIILSNKSGKVNPERDHVLIGKERHDIGRPNNQGYPIRGIRKGDFLYLRNFKTDRWPVGNPETGYLNCDGSPTKTVCLETKGTKMDYIWQLNFNKRTDEELYNVSEDPFCMKNLAEEEKYAAIKAQMSEQMINELTEQEDPRILGNGDVFDSYKVYPPKLMNYYERYTNGEETPTLHWVNNSDYQNQ; this is encoded by the coding sequence ATGAAGAATTACATAACACTGGTTTATTTCGTCCTGATGTTTGTTTTTGCCACTGGCTGCACTTCGAACACAGAAAAAGAAGCACCAAAACCAAACATTTTGCTTGCCATTGCCGACGACGTTTCGTACCCGCACATGGGAGCTTACGGATGCTCGTGGGTTAGCACTCCGGCTTTCGATAAAATAGCCGAACAAGGGGTATTATTCAACAATGCCTACACGCCAAACGCCAAATGTGCTCCGTCGCGGGCTTGTATACTTACCGGACGTAACTCGTGGCAATTGGAAGAAGCATGCAACCACATGCCTTATTTTCCAATCAAGTTTAAAAGTTTTCCTGAAGCACTTGCCGACAATGGCTACCACGTAGGATATACCGGCAAAGGCTGGGTACCCGGAGTTGCATACCACGAAGATGGTTCGAAAAGAGACTTGTTGGTCAACGCTTATCGTAAAATTAAAACCACACCTCCAACAACGGAAATTAGTGTTGACGATTACTCCGAAAACTTCAAATCATTCTTGTCTGATAACAAAGAGAATAAACCATTTTTCTTTTGGTACGGCGGCTGGGAACCACATCGTGCCTATGAATATGCATCGGGTTTAAAATACGGAAAAAAACTGGCAGAGATTGATAAAGTATTCGATTTCTGGCCCGATAACGATTCGGTAAGAACCGATATGCTCGACTATGCTTTTGAGTTAGAATATTTCGACAAACAGCTTCAGAAAATTCTTACAACTCTTGAAGAAAAGGATATGCTCGACAATACCATTGTTATTGTTACTGCCGATAACGGAATGCCTTTCCCACGGATAAAAGGACAGGAGTATGAAATGTCGAACCATTTGCCCCTGACCATTATGTGGAAAGATGGAATTAAACATGTTGGCAGAAGCGTTGATGACTTTGTGAAGTTTACCGACATAGCGCCTACCCTACTTGAGTTATGCGGAATTACAAACGAAGAATCAGGAATGAAACCATTCTATGGGATGAGCCTTACAGATATTATCCTTTCTAACAAATCGGGCAAGGTAAATCCTGAACGCGACCATGTTCTGATTGGTAAAGAACGTCATGATATTGGTCGCCCAAACAACCAGGGCTATCCCATCCGCGGCATCAGAAAAGGAGACTTTTTGTATTTGCGCAACTTTAAAACCGACCGCTGGCCCGTTGGAAATCCCGAAACAGGCTATTTAAACTGCGATGGAAGTCCTACAAAAACAGTTTGCCTTGAAACCAAGGGAACAAAAATGGATTACATCTGGCAACTGAATTTTAATAAACGAACAGATGAAGAACTTTACAATGTTAGCGAAGACCCATTCTGCATGAAAAATTTAGCAGAAGAGGAAAAATATGCCGCCATAAAAGCTCAAATGTCAGAACAAATGATAAATGAACTGACAGAACAGGAAGACCCACGAATTTTAGGCAATGGCGATGTGTTTGACAGTTACAAAGTATATCCACCAAAACTGATGAATTACTACGAAAGATATACCAATGGAGAAGAAACGCCAACACTGCATTGGGTAAATAATTCGGATTACCAAAACCAATAA
- a CDS encoding sulfatase-like hydrolase/transferase encodes MNFKNKTLSIILVLASLASVFSIYSFTKKKQSIEEIKPNILYVYADQWRRMAMSYYSDPRFDNTYNQGDPVHTPHIDRCAVEGMIFHNAVACSPICSPNRASLITGQYPTTHGLIANSNYENFKFNNETIAHVLKENGYETAHIGKWHMAMDENHWLDDGKYYESEKRGFDYWYGSPGHNHQHFDTRLYHAKDEIDGRGEYTPGGKVLPNPFFPSKDYADKEISKEECWNPNHLTRKALDYLENSYEVRDNKKPFALYISYNPPHTIHGPKPVEGNQGSWHIAGKKEGDEYHGKRSPGPENMSYRAPMEFEKEYRDGANHSDAVKAGLRKRPNVPKDHYSRTKCLPGYYGAVNSVDYCFGQLDEYLANTPDPRYPNKKLKETTIVIITADHGEMMGSQGRMTKGIPMEESIAVPFIIRWPEHVPAGSEQSEVFNSVHVAPSLLGMLGYKFSEAVDGVDNSALFFNKKNNNSPYAFLELRNWRAVRTANDIYIAEKLSKKEYQFTYYNLQEDPFQMNPLILSPNEPISDIVQTPRLKVLHNALRKHLKDIEDPKIQLKPFVSIK; translated from the coding sequence ATGAACTTCAAAAATAAGACACTAAGTATCATACTCGTACTGGCATCATTAGCCTCTGTGTTCAGTATTTATAGTTTCACAAAAAAGAAACAAAGCATAGAAGAGATTAAGCCAAATATTCTTTACGTATACGCCGACCAATGGCGACGCATGGCTATGAGCTATTATAGCGACCCGCGATTTGACAATACTTACAACCAGGGAGACCCTGTTCACACACCGCATATTGACCGATGTGCGGTGGAAGGTATGATTTTTCATAATGCCGTTGCATGTTCGCCAATTTGTTCGCCAAACCGGGCAAGTTTAATAACAGGACAATATCCGACAACTCATGGTTTGATTGCAAATTCTAACTACGAGAATTTTAAGTTCAACAATGAAACGATTGCTCATGTACTGAAAGAGAATGGATACGAAACTGCCCACATTGGTAAATGGCACATGGCAATGGATGAAAACCACTGGCTTGACGACGGTAAATATTACGAATCGGAAAAACGAGGTTTTGATTATTGGTACGGCTCACCAGGGCACAATCATCAGCATTTCGACACAAGGCTTTATCATGCAAAAGATGAAATTGATGGAAGGGGCGAATACACTCCGGGCGGGAAAGTACTGCCCAATCCGTTTTTCCCATCGAAAGATTATGCCGATAAAGAGATAAGCAAAGAGGAATGCTGGAACCCGAACCACCTAACCCGAAAAGCACTTGATTATTTGGAAAACAGTTATGAAGTGCGTGACAACAAAAAACCATTTGCACTGTATATATCGTACAACCCTCCTCACACTATTCACGGCCCAAAACCAGTTGAAGGCAACCAAGGCTCGTGGCATATCGCGGGGAAAAAAGAAGGGGATGAATACCATGGCAAACGCTCTCCTGGGCCTGAAAACATGAGTTACAGGGCACCTATGGAATTCGAAAAAGAATACCGCGATGGAGCAAACCATTCGGATGCAGTAAAAGCAGGATTACGGAAACGCCCGAACGTTCCCAAAGACCATTATTCGCGCACAAAGTGCCTACCAGGTTATTATGGTGCAGTTAACTCGGTTGACTACTGTTTTGGACAACTGGATGAATACCTTGCCAATACTCCCGACCCACGCTATCCGAATAAAAAATTAAAGGAAACAACCATTGTTATAATTACTGCCGACCATGGCGAAATGATGGGCTCGCAAGGGCGCATGACCAAGGGAATTCCCATGGAAGAATCGATTGCAGTACCTTTTATAATTCGCTGGCCCGAACATGTGCCTGCCGGTAGCGAACAATCTGAAGTATTCAATTCAGTACATGTTGCTCCATCATTATTGGGAATGCTTGGATATAAATTTAGCGAAGCTGTTGACGGTGTTGACAACAGCGCATTGTTCTTTAACAAAAAGAACAACAACAGCCCTTATGCATTCCTCGAATTAAGAAACTGGAGAGCGGTGCGTACAGCAAACGACATTTACATTGCCGAAAAACTAAGCAAAAAAGAATATCAATTCACCTATTATAATTTACAAGAAGACCCATTTCAGATGAATCCGCTTATTCTTAGTCCAAACGAACCGATTTCTGATATTGTCCAAACGCCTCGATTAAAAGTATTACACAATGCGCTGCGCAAACACCTTAAAGATATTGAAGACCCAAAAATTCAATTAAAACCTTTTGTTTCAATTAAATAA
- a CDS encoding glycoside hydrolase family 36 protein: MNTKNSILLLILFLCTTQLFAQENKFKLGDNKLEVLFEINSNNQLKQRLILPTDYNGNTELPSTIAESDLEVSLHCTGENRASHHGVKLCGGMPGLRLQFDKKEEMEMPWGTRYIIYQKDAALQLDVISYYDFYKGTNTCRRYTKVRNNSKESVGINHLSSAMINNIGNLGQGSIDDKLLIHWAHNSWKAEGQWHNQKPSESGWGANGIFQLSGIFHNNLGSWSTIKELPMAMVENTAVGLTWFWQIEHNGSWHWEFSNVRASGEQRQTESTPTYIYLGGPDEEHHQAWKSLEPGEEYQTVPVAIGCVTGGFDEGVAALTKYRRAACLSPHPDNVECPVIFNDYMNCLFGDPTTEKELPLIDAAAKAGCDYYVIDAGWYAEQNEKWWDAVGLWQPGESRFPGGIEKLLSNIRDNEMTPGLWLEIERAGINSPLKTKPDDWFLMRHGKRVIDNDSYMLDFRNPKVINHANEVVNRVVDTYGAGYIKMDYNVNSLMGTETDASSMGQGLLEHQRAYLDWMKGVYKKNENLVIENCGSGGCRMDYAMLSQHQIQSSSDQTDYKKYPSIIVGTMAAVLPEQLAVWSYPMRDGDKYEASFNMVNAMMGRIHQSGHLAELPEESFAQVQNGIKIYKEEMAPLIPQSTPFFPLGMPSIEDKITPVAVGLENQEYDYYAVWRLSGNDVVQINQKNNGKAEILYPVDLGIKIKNGTGVFTVAFPEKYMAAIIKVRK, from the coding sequence ATGAACACAAAAAACTCAATCCTTTTACTAATCCTGTTTCTGTGCACAACACAACTTTTTGCACAGGAAAATAAGTTCAAACTTGGAGATAACAAGCTGGAGGTTCTGTTTGAAATCAATTCGAATAACCAGCTAAAACAACGCTTAATTCTACCCACCGATTACAATGGGAATACTGAATTGCCATCAACCATAGCCGAATCGGACCTTGAAGTTTCACTGCATTGTACCGGGGAAAACAGAGCCTCGCACCACGGCGTAAAGTTATGTGGCGGCATGCCCGGGTTACGACTTCAATTCGATAAAAAAGAAGAAATGGAAATGCCTTGGGGAACCAGGTATATCATCTATCAAAAAGATGCTGCACTTCAGCTGGATGTAATTTCTTATTACGATTTCTACAAGGGAACCAACACCTGTCGTCGATATACCAAGGTTCGTAACAATAGCAAAGAAAGCGTTGGAATTAACCACCTAAGCTCGGCAATGATTAATAACATTGGCAACCTAGGACAAGGAAGCATTGATGACAAATTGCTTATCCATTGGGCACATAACAGCTGGAAAGCAGAAGGGCAATGGCACAATCAAAAACCATCAGAAAGCGGATGGGGAGCCAATGGCATTTTCCAATTGTCGGGTATATTTCACAACAATCTGGGCTCATGGTCTACCATAAAAGAACTTCCCATGGCAATGGTTGAAAATACAGCTGTAGGATTAACCTGGTTTTGGCAAATTGAACACAATGGCTCATGGCACTGGGAGTTTTCGAATGTTAGAGCAAGTGGCGAACAACGACAAACAGAAAGTACTCCAACTTATATTTATTTAGGCGGACCGGATGAAGAACACCATCAGGCATGGAAATCGCTAGAACCGGGTGAAGAATACCAAACCGTACCCGTTGCTATTGGTTGTGTTACTGGCGGATTTGACGAAGGCGTGGCTGCTTTAACAAAATACCGCCGTGCAGCATGTTTAAGCCCCCACCCCGACAATGTTGAATGTCCGGTAATTTTTAACGATTACATGAACTGCCTGTTTGGCGACCCAACAACCGAAAAAGAGCTTCCATTAATTGATGCAGCAGCAAAAGCCGGGTGCGATTATTATGTAATTGACGCAGGTTGGTATGCCGAGCAAAATGAAAAATGGTGGGATGCCGTTGGATTATGGCAACCCGGTGAAAGCAGATTCCCTGGAGGCATAGAGAAGTTACTCAGTAATATTCGAGATAATGAAATGACACCTGGTTTATGGCTGGAAATTGAAAGAGCCGGAATTAATTCACCTTTAAAAACGAAACCTGACGACTGGTTTTTAATGCGCCACGGAAAGCGTGTAATCGACAACGATAGTTATATGCTCGACTTTAGAAACCCTAAAGTTATAAATCATGCCAACGAAGTTGTTAACCGGGTTGTAGATACTTACGGTGCCGGTTACATAAAAATGGACTACAATGTAAATTCATTGATGGGAACAGAAACCGATGCCAGCAGCATGGGACAAGGCTTATTGGAACATCAACGTGCTTATCTGGATTGGATGAAAGGCGTTTACAAAAAGAACGAAAATTTAGTAATTGAGAATTGTGGAAGTGGTGGTTGCCGTATGGATTATGCCATGCTTTCGCAACATCAAATACAATCGTCGAGCGACCAAACCGATTATAAAAAGTACCCATCAATAATTGTAGGAACAATGGCTGCCGTACTACCCGAACAATTGGCTGTATGGTCGTACCCCATGCGAGACGGCGATAAATACGAAGCTTCATTCAACATGGTTAACGCTATGATGGGAAGAATTCACCAAAGCGGACATTTAGCTGAATTGCCTGAAGAAAGTTTTGCACAGGTACAGAATGGCATTAAAATCTACAAAGAAGAAATGGCTCCCTTAATCCCACAATCGACACCATTCTTTCCTCTGGGAATGCCAAGTATAGAGGACAAAATCACTCCGGTTGCTGTAGGATTAGAAAACCAGGAATATGACTATTATGCCGTTTGGCGCCTGTCAGGAAATGATGTTGTTCAAATTAACCAAAAGAACAATGGAAAAGCGGAAATCCTTTACCCGGTTGACCTGGGAATAAAAATAAAAAACGGAACCGGTGTATTTACAGTTGCTTTTCCTGAAAAGTATATGGCTGCAATTATCAAAGTGAGAAAATAG